From a single Bacillus pseudomycoides DSM 12442 genomic region:
- a CDS encoding aspartyl-phosphate phosphatase Spo0E family protein — translation MELRKLEHIIEVKKEELFALVSNYGFQHQKVLEMSQELDKLINYFMLLK, via the coding sequence ATGGAGCTGAGAAAATTAGAACATATCATTGAAGTGAAAAAAGAAGAACTTTTTGCACTTGTTTCAAATTATGGATTTCAACACCAAAAAGTACTTGAAATGAGCCAGGAATTAGACAAGTTAATAAATTATTTTATGTTATTAAAATAA
- a CDS encoding ABC transporter permease, protein MKSKTGVLLGRLMRNIMRSPDTIITVAITPIMMMLLFVYVFGGAIETGTDNYVNYLLPGILLMAIASGVAYTSVRLFTDVKSGLMARFITMPIKRSSVLWAHVLTSLVSNVLTIVVVILVALLMGFRSSADILDWLAVAGILGLFTLALTWLAVIPGLTARSMEGATAYSYPLIFLPFISSAFVPTETMPKIVRAFAENQPVTSIVNAIRALLYEGSVGNGIWIALAWCVGIMVIAYFFASKAFKRQLG, encoded by the coding sequence ATGAAAAGCAAAACAGGGGTGTTACTAGGGCGTTTAATGCGCAACATCATGCGCAGCCCGGATACGATTATCACGGTAGCGATTACGCCGATTATGATGATGCTGCTGTTTGTTTACGTATTTGGCGGCGCCATAGAGACAGGAACGGACAACTACGTCAATTATTTATTGCCGGGAATCTTGCTGATGGCTATCGCATCCGGTGTAGCTTACACTTCCGTGCGGCTGTTTACGGATGTAAAGAGCGGGCTGATGGCGCGTTTCATTACCATGCCTATCAAGCGCTCGTCGGTATTGTGGGCTCACGTATTGACCTCACTTGTTTCCAATGTGCTTACTATCGTGGTGGTTATCCTCGTTGCGCTCTTGATGGGCTTCCGTTCCAGCGCTGATATCCTAGATTGGCTCGCGGTAGCTGGGATACTCGGGCTGTTTACGCTGGCGCTGACATGGCTGGCGGTCATTCCCGGGTTGACAGCGAGGTCTATGGAAGGGGCGACGGCCTACTCGTACCCGCTGATTTTCCTGCCGTTTATCAGTTCGGCCTTTGTTCCTACCGAAACTATGCCTAAAATTGTCCGTGCGTTCGCTGAGAACCAGCCCGTGACTTCAATCGTGAATGCGATTCGTGCCCTCTTGTATGAAGGGTCTGTTGGCAACGGTATCTGGATCGCGCTTGCTTGGTGCGTCGGCATTATGGTCATCGCTTACTTCTTCGCCAGTAAAGCATTTAAACGCCAGTTAGGGTAA
- the sdaAA gene encoding L-serine ammonia-lyase, iron-sulfur-dependent, subunit alpha, with the protein MYMTIKEIVDAANKRQKPIYELAIEQEIEQTKTSYEEVWSKMEKNLATMENAINKSIEGDGVFSPTGLTGGDAVKIKKYRENGKTLSGDLMVLGIQSAIGVNEVNASLGAICATPTAGASGTIPGVLFSIKDTFQLGHEDMVHFLFTSSLFGMIVANNACISGAYGGCQAEVGSASAMAAAAAVEAAGGTPQQSSEAFSTALQNLLGLVCDPVAGLVEIPCVKRNAIGTANALAAADIALAGVNNIINADEVIEAMYRVGRQMPRELRETGLGGIAATPTGISIKSKIFGEKQLNK; encoded by the coding sequence ATGTATATGACCATAAAAGAAATTGTGGATGCAGCTAATAAAAGGCAAAAGCCAATTTATGAATTAGCAATCGAACAGGAAATCGAACAAACTAAAACTTCTTATGAAGAAGTTTGGAGTAAAATGGAAAAAAATTTAGCGACTATGGAAAATGCCATAAATAAAAGTATCGAGGGCGACGGGGTATTTTCTCCGACTGGTTTAACCGGAGGCGATGCTGTTAAAATAAAAAAATATCGAGAAAACGGAAAAACTCTTTCTGGAGATTTGATGGTGTTAGGGATTCAAAGTGCTATCGGTGTTAATGAAGTAAATGCTTCATTAGGGGCTATTTGTGCGACTCCAACAGCAGGTGCGAGTGGGACAATCCCGGGAGTCCTATTTAGTATTAAAGATACGTTTCAGTTAGGTCATGAAGATATGGTCCATTTTCTATTCACTTCATCTTTATTTGGAATGATAGTCGCAAATAACGCTTGTATTTCCGGAGCGTACGGAGGATGTCAAGCTGAAGTAGGCAGTGCCTCAGCAATGGCGGCGGCTGCAGCGGTAGAAGCTGCTGGAGGAACGCCACAGCAATCTTCTGAAGCTTTCTCAACCGCATTACAAAATTTACTCGGTTTAGTTTGTGATCCGGTCGCTGGTTTGGTAGAAATTCCTTGTGTAAAGAGAAACGCCATTGGAACGGCAAATGCTTTAGCAGCAGCGGACATCGCATTAGCCGGCGTAAACAATATCATCAATGCTGACGAAGTTATTGAAGCGATGTATAGAGTTGGAAGACAGATGCCTCGCGAATTAAGAGAGACAGGTTTAGGCGGAATTGCGGCCACACCTACAGGTATTTCCATTAAAAGTAAAATTTTTGGAGAGAAACAATTAAATAAATAA
- the ald gene encoding alanine dehydrogenase, whose amino-acid sequence MKIGVVKEIKKGESRVGMTPENAQKLVAEGHQVLVQKDAGLGSGYTNDEYTNAGASIVTQKEAWDVDMVVKVKEPLSAEYHYFKKDLIVWGFLHLAASKECVEAMRQAGTTAIAGETISEDGVLTLLKPMSAIAGRRAVFMGAYYLEKQHQGEGILLSGIEGIPAGNVVILGGGNASINACDMAIGIGCHVTILELNKTQIAYLKERYVNDSVEVIESNTENLEKHIKEADLFISTILIPGAKPPKIVKEYMVQSMKPGSVIVDIAIDQGGTVETVDHYTTHDNPIFIKHDVIHYAVPNMPGATPRTSTMALANGNIEYLLLIAKEGLENAINTKPALASGINIYKGFITYENLGKTLELDYKPLKEVLL is encoded by the coding sequence ATGAAAATCGGAGTAGTAAAAGAAATAAAAAAAGGTGAATCTCGTGTGGGAATGACTCCCGAAAATGCTCAAAAGTTAGTTGCAGAGGGACATCAAGTTTTGGTACAAAAAGATGCTGGATTAGGATCTGGTTATACTAATGATGAATATACAAATGCAGGTGCAAGCATAGTAACTCAAAAAGAAGCTTGGGACGTCGATATGGTAGTAAAAGTGAAAGAACCACTATCTGCAGAATATCACTACTTTAAAAAAGATCTCATTGTATGGGGATTTTTACATCTAGCAGCTTCTAAAGAGTGTGTTGAAGCAATGAGACAAGCAGGAACTACTGCAATTGCTGGAGAGACAATTAGTGAAGATGGTGTTTTGACTCTGTTAAAGCCCATGAGTGCGATTGCTGGCCGCCGTGCAGTCTTTATGGGAGCTTATTATCTAGAAAAACAACATCAAGGAGAAGGGATTTTATTATCAGGAATTGAGGGTATCCCTGCTGGAAATGTTGTCATTTTAGGTGGAGGAAATGCATCTATTAATGCATGTGATATGGCAATTGGAATTGGTTGCCATGTGACTATTCTAGAATTAAACAAAACCCAAATTGCTTATTTAAAAGAAAGATATGTGAATGATTCTGTAGAGGTTATTGAATCCAATACTGAAAACTTAGAAAAGCATATAAAAGAGGCAGACTTATTTATTTCAACTATCTTAATACCAGGAGCGAAACCACCGAAAATTGTAAAAGAATATATGGTTCAATCAATGAAACCTGGCAGTGTTATTGTTGATATTGCAATTGACCAAGGTGGAACAGTTGAAACAGTTGATCACTATACAACACATGATAACCCTATATTTATTAAGCATGATGTAATCCATTATGCTGTACCAAATATGCCTGGTGCCACCCCACGTACTTCGACCATGGCTTTAGCAAATGGAAATATTGAATATTTATTATTAATTGCTAAAGAGGGATTAGAAAATGCAATAAATACTAAACCGGCTTTAGCATCTGGTATAAACATTTATAAAGGTTTTATTACCTATGAGAATTTAGGAAAGACGTTAGAGTTAGATTATAAACCACTGAAAGAAGTGTTACTATGA
- the sdaAB gene encoding L-serine ammonia-lyase, iron-sulfur-dependent subunit beta: protein MNMNVASIKEKKVVKYKSCFDVIGPVMIGPSSSHTAGALAIGAVANKLFQGLPKKVVVRYYESFAETHKGHGTDFAIIAGILGFATDDSKVPDAIKIAESKGMDITFIEKAGDSPAGHPNTADVYLEDENRSIRTVGISVGGGLIEVKHVEIDGFSLDLQGPLPVIIAISERADFEFVLRRIFKQYDVEINDFHSLEESGKYLYAFALDSLLPGDAQKELGSLSGLANIIIL, encoded by the coding sequence ATGAACATGAATGTAGCATCTATTAAAGAAAAAAAGGTTGTTAAATACAAAAGTTGTTTTGATGTGATTGGGCCGGTCATGATAGGTCCTTCAAGCTCACATACTGCAGGTGCTTTAGCTATTGGAGCAGTTGCTAATAAATTATTTCAAGGTCTTCCAAAAAAAGTCGTGGTAAGGTATTATGAATCATTTGCTGAAACCCATAAAGGACACGGAACTGATTTTGCAATTATTGCTGGAATATTAGGATTTGCTACCGATGACAGCAAAGTGCCAGATGCTATTAAAATAGCAGAATCTAAAGGCATGGACATTACCTTTATTGAAAAAGCAGGTGATAGTCCTGCTGGTCATCCAAATACGGCAGATGTATATTTAGAAGATGAAAATCGAAGTATTAGAACGGTGGGTATTTCGGTCGGCGGCGGATTAATTGAAGTCAAACATGTTGAAATTGACGGATTTAGCTTAGATCTTCAGGGCCCATTGCCAGTTATTATTGCGATTTCCGAAAGAGCTGACTTTGAATTTGTCTTACGCAGGATCTTTAAACAATATGATGTGGAAATTAACGACTTTCATAGTTTAGAAGAAAGCGGAAAATATTTATATGCATTCGCTTTGGATTCGCTATTGCCTGGTGATGCTCAGAAGGAATTGGGAAGTTTAAGCGGTCTAGCTAATATCATTATTCTTTAG
- a CDS encoding amino acid permease, with protein MNGNTAKTIEFQAENTAVKNEKYPDPKKWHKQDTTWALSLFGTAIGAGVLFLPINAGSGGLLSLLLITILAYPVMYYSHRALAKMIYASNSADEGITGTIREYFGNKASIIFNIVYFVSIYTIVLMYSVALTNTASSFIVHQLHMQEPPRAILSLVLVLGLIAILNFGQDITVKIMSMLVYPFIASLLFIAISLIPKWNTSMLSFSSVSTASTGTGYFGTILMILPIIVFSFNHSPMISSFVMKQRATYGIEATDAKCAQIQKVCYIMTFVVVMFFVWSSTLSLTPNDLIMAKKENLSILSYLANELNSPIITIAAPIIAFMAITKSFLGHYIGAYEVMRDMIIKSSKTRGKDIGEKTVKTMILTFVVLTCWYVAYANPSILGIIDALSGPLVAAILCLLPMYAIRKVPVLAKYRGKMSNVFVIIIGILTVLASIKSLF; from the coding sequence ATGAATGGGAATACTGCAAAAACAATAGAATTTCAAGCTGAAAATACTGCAGTAAAAAATGAGAAATATCCAGACCCTAAAAAGTGGCATAAACAGGATACTACCTGGGCATTGAGCCTTTTTGGAACAGCAATTGGAGCAGGAGTACTCTTTTTACCTATTAATGCAGGTTCAGGTGGTTTATTATCATTACTGTTAATTACCATACTTGCATATCCTGTTATGTATTACTCACATAGGGCGCTTGCTAAAATGATATACGCTTCCAATTCTGCTGATGAGGGGATTACAGGTACAATAAGAGAGTATTTCGGAAATAAGGCAAGTATAATTTTTAACATAGTATATTTCGTCTCAATTTATACTATCGTGCTGATGTATTCGGTTGCACTTACAAATACTGCAAGTAGTTTTATCGTGCATCAATTGCACATGCAGGAGCCTCCAAGGGCCATTTTATCACTTGTATTAGTACTCGGTCTTATAGCTATACTAAATTTTGGTCAAGATATCACTGTAAAGATAATGAGTATGCTAGTATACCCTTTCATAGCTTCTCTACTTTTTATCGCAATATCTTTGATTCCAAAGTGGAATACGTCAATGCTTAGTTTTTCAAGTGTTTCTACTGCTTCAACAGGAACAGGATATTTTGGAACGATATTGATGATACTACCAATCATAGTATTCTCGTTTAATCATTCTCCTATGATTTCGTCATTTGTTATGAAACAGAGAGCTACCTATGGAATAGAAGCTACTGATGCCAAATGTGCTCAAATACAAAAAGTTTGTTATATCATGACATTCGTTGTTGTTATGTTCTTTGTTTGGAGCAGTACCTTGAGTTTGACTCCAAATGATCTTATAATGGCAAAAAAAGAGAACTTGTCAATCCTATCATATCTTGCTAATGAGCTTAATTCGCCTATAATCACTATTGCAGCTCCTATCATTGCTTTTATGGCTATAACAAAGTCCTTCCTTGGCCATTATATAGGAGCATATGAGGTAATGCGTGACATGATTATCAAGTCCAGTAAAACACGCGGAAAAGATATAGGAGAAAAAACAGTTAAGACAATGATCCTTACTTTTGTCGTATTAACATGCTGGTATGTCGCTTATGCAAATCCAAGTATTCTTGGAATCATTGATGCCCTTAGCGGTCCGTTAGTTGCTGCTATCTTATGTCTATTACCAATGTATGCGATCCGTAAAGTACCAGTACTAGCTAAATACAGAGGGAAAATGAGCAATGTATTTGTCATTATTATAGGTATACTTACTGTCCTAGCAAGTATTAAGTCATTATTCTAA
- the tdcB gene encoding bifunctional threonine ammonia-lyase/L-serine ammonia-lyase TdcB yields MINKNLPLNIGDIKKAQQILSGNARKTPLVKSFYLTSKTGGEIHLKLENMQLTGSFKFRGAFNKISNLTDEEKAHGVIACSAGNHAQGVALSSHLLGIKSKIVMPISAPQAKVDATRGYGSEVILHGDTFDDAKAKCEEIIQETGETYLHPYDDVEVMAGQGTIGLDILDDMWDVDTVIVPIGGGGIISGIAVALKSFNPSINIIGVQADNVHGMKASYDVGKIVSHYEAPTIADGCAVKIPGDLTFEIVKELVDDIVTVSEEELEVAMKDLLQRGKAVVEGAGALATAALLAGKVDQYTKGKKVVAVISGGNVDLKRISSVCEHFFVANEVK; encoded by the coding sequence ATGATTAACAAAAATTTACCACTTAACATTGGTGATATAAAAAAAGCTCAACAAATTCTTTCTGGAAATGCACGTAAGACCCCCCTTGTTAAATCATTTTATTTGACGAGTAAAACGGGTGGAGAAATTCATTTGAAGTTAGAAAATATGCAATTAACTGGATCATTTAAGTTTCGTGGTGCATTTAATAAAATTTCAAATTTAACAGATGAAGAAAAAGCACATGGTGTGATTGCTTGTTCAGCTGGGAATCATGCACAAGGTGTTGCATTATCTTCTCATTTACTTGGAATCAAAAGTAAAATTGTTATGCCAATTTCTGCACCACAAGCCAAAGTTGATGCTACCAGAGGATATGGTTCTGAAGTTATTTTACATGGGGATACCTTTGATGATGCTAAGGCTAAATGTGAAGAGATTATACAGGAAACAGGAGAAACATATTTACATCCATACGATGATGTAGAGGTAATGGCTGGCCAAGGAACAATTGGTTTAGATATTCTTGATGATATGTGGGATGTTGATACTGTAATTGTGCCTATTGGTGGTGGAGGTATTATTTCAGGAATTGCAGTTGCACTTAAATCATTTAATCCATCAATTAATATTATTGGTGTTCAAGCTGATAATGTCCATGGAATGAAAGCTTCTTATGATGTTGGAAAAATTGTATCCCATTATGAAGCACCAACAATAGCTGATGGATGTGCTGTTAAAATACCGGGAGACTTAACCTTTGAAATTGTTAAAGAATTAGTGGATGATATTGTAACGGTATCAGAAGAGGAATTAGAAGTAGCCATGAAAGACTTACTACAACGTGGAAAAGCTGTTGTAGAAGGAGCTGGAGCATTAGCTACAGCTGCTCTTCTTGCAGGAAAAGTTGATCAATATACAAAAGGTAAAAAAGTAGTAGCGGTTATTTCAGGTGGAAATGTGGACTTAAAACGCATTTCCAGTGTATGTGAGCATTTCTTTGTTGCGAATGAAGTAAAATAA
- a CDS encoding amino acid permease, which yields MANLFKKKSVMQLLEESKSKTLSKNLGAFDLTMLGIGAIIGTGVLVLTGLVAARDAGPAVIFSFMIAAIVCGFAALCYAEVASTLPVSGSVYTYSYATIGEFVAHLMGWTLLSVYVVTTAAVAGGWTGYFHNLISGFGLEIPKELLTIPSQGGIVNLPAVVITLVLTWLLSRGTKESKRVNNAMVLIKIAIVILFIAVGVFYVKPENWVPFAPYGLSGVFAGGAAVFFAFLGFDALATSAEEVKNPQRDLPIGIIASLVICTIIYVVVCLVMTGMVSYKELDVPEAMAYVLEVV from the coding sequence GTGGCCAACCTGTTTAAAAAGAAATCTGTTATGCAATTGTTAGAAGAAAGTAAAAGTAAAACTTTGTCAAAAAATTTAGGGGCATTTGACTTAACAATGCTAGGAATTGGCGCAATAATTGGTACAGGCGTTCTTGTATTAACTGGATTAGTAGCAGCAAGAGATGCTGGTCCAGCAGTTATTTTTTCATTTATGATTGCCGCAATTGTTTGCGGATTTGCAGCATTATGTTATGCAGAAGTTGCTTCTACACTTCCTGTTTCAGGTAGTGTGTACACATACTCTTATGCTACAATTGGGGAGTTTGTAGCCCATTTAATGGGATGGACCTTACTATCGGTATACGTTGTAACAACAGCAGCAGTAGCTGGTGGATGGACAGGTTATTTCCATAACTTGATAAGTGGATTTGGATTAGAAATTCCAAAAGAACTGTTAACGATTCCATCACAAGGTGGTATCGTTAACTTACCAGCAGTAGTCATTACGTTAGTACTAACATGGCTATTATCACGTGGTACGAAAGAAAGTAAACGTGTGAATAACGCAATGGTATTAATCAAAATTGCTATTGTTATCTTATTCATTGCGGTTGGTGTATTCTACGTAAAACCAGAAAACTGGGTACCATTTGCACCGTATGGTTTAAGTGGAGTCTTTGCCGGAGGAGCAGCAGTATTCTTTGCTTTCTTAGGTTTCGATGCATTAGCAACTTCAGCAGAAGAAGTGAAAAATCCACAACGTGACCTTCCAATTGGTATCATTGCTTCGTTAGTTATTTGTACAATCATTTATGTTGTGGTTTGTCTTGTTATGACTGGTATGGTTTCTTATAAAGAGTTAGATGTACCAGAAGCAATGGCTTATGTATTAGAAGTTGTA
- a CDS encoding MFS transporter has protein sequence MKTTDSKSLWGNTIYLQVFSAYSLIMLGVFIDMLAIMTIVGFEWEVDPTMIGLIPVAYALPGILFSSWAGVIADRFRKIPIMMFSNLMVGLLTIVLLFVQNIHWLLLALMIRSIFTVFYYPAQQTLTRQIVSPDLLTKAVSINGIVEQGTKIVGPLIGGVLLSWFQPEFCLVIRAICSLLAALVLLPTIRFKESLSREYIEKQQQSTWTAWLQGWSYVLSNRMILSTMIFFTIGMAVLQLVDSQFPTLFKSLFPNDKSKMGYIISIIGIGGILGAFLTQKIKHFQYGWVVCGGIALMGIGFGGISLISLVSPGTSLIFGYLISFIAGIGSGLMLVSNQVILQIESHQEQVGRVFGIQSSLANAVLIISPAMSGPLVHLFGVIQLYLYVGIGLIIIGVIGVSLQKYFWVKHENEHIKVTNL, from the coding sequence ATGAAAACTACCGACTCAAAAAGTCTATGGGGAAATACAATTTATTTACAAGTTTTCTCTGCGTATTCACTGATTATGCTCGGAGTATTTATTGATATGTTAGCCATTATGACCATTGTTGGTTTTGAATGGGAAGTAGACCCTACTATGATTGGATTGATTCCCGTTGCGTATGCACTTCCAGGAATTTTATTTAGTTCATGGGCAGGTGTGATTGCTGATCGCTTTAGAAAAATTCCAATTATGATGTTTAGTAATCTAATGGTTGGTCTATTAACAATCGTTCTTTTATTTGTCCAAAATATTCATTGGCTTTTGTTAGCTTTAATGATTCGATCCATTTTTACCGTTTTCTATTATCCTGCACAGCAAACACTAACACGACAAATTGTATCCCCTGATTTACTTACCAAAGCGGTAAGTATCAACGGTATAGTTGAGCAAGGAACCAAGATAGTGGGTCCGCTTATAGGTGGAGTGTTACTGAGCTGGTTTCAGCCAGAGTTTTGTCTTGTAATAAGGGCAATATGTAGTTTACTAGCTGCTTTGGTTTTATTGCCCACAATAAGGTTTAAGGAATCTCTGTCAAGAGAATATATAGAAAAGCAACAGCAAAGCACTTGGACTGCCTGGTTACAAGGTTGGAGTTATGTATTATCCAATCGGATGATATTATCAACCATGATTTTCTTTACAATAGGTATGGCAGTATTACAATTAGTAGACTCGCAGTTCCCTACTTTATTTAAGAGTTTGTTCCCAAATGATAAGAGTAAAATGGGATATATCATTTCTATTATTGGTATTGGGGGAATACTTGGTGCATTCTTAACACAAAAAATAAAACATTTTCAATACGGTTGGGTAGTATGTGGGGGCATTGCTTTAATGGGAATTGGCTTTGGCGGAATTAGTCTGATAAGTCTGGTAAGTCCCGGTACATCTCTTATTTTTGGCTATCTGATTAGTTTTATCGCTGGTATTGGAAGTGGACTTATGCTTGTATCCAATCAAGTCATTCTGCAAATAGAATCTCATCAAGAACAGGTCGGAAGAGTGTTTGGAATTCAAAGCAGTTTAGCAAATGCAGTCCTCATCATTTCTCCAGCTATGAGCGGACCACTAGTTCACCTTTTCGGAGTAATTCAGCTCTATCTTTATGTAG
- a CDS encoding APC family permease, protein MSQQQLKKEIGFFAALTTVIGTVIGAGVFFKPTALYGITGTASLGLLAWVIGGILTVCAGLTGAELSAAIPETGGMMAYLKRTYGNLTAFLLGWAQTVIYFPANIAALAIIFGTQTVNLFGLNANENKMMIVGIAVITATFVTLMNFLGAKAAGGIQTASTIGKLLPLALIIIFGLLHKGDVTFQLYPIEAGPDKSFISALGSGLLATMFAYDGWIHVGNIAGEMKNPQKDLPKAIILGLSIVTVVYLLINIAFLMVMSATALAGTDTPASEVAKILFGTMGGKLVSIGILISVFGTINGYIMTGMRIPYAMALENKLPFSKWFATLSNKSRVPYNSGIFVLLVSIIMMLIGGFNTLTDMLVFVIWIFYTMTFLALFILRKREPELARPYRVPLYPIVPTIALLGGLFIVFNTLFTQTLLALCGIGLTALGLPIYFIMRNKHIDVKTED, encoded by the coding sequence ATGTCACAACAACAACTAAAAAAAGAAATTGGTTTCTTTGCTGCTTTGACTACAGTTATTGGTACCGTAATAGGGGCTGGTGTTTTTTTTAAACCAACTGCATTATATGGTATCACTGGTACAGCCAGTTTAGGGTTGCTCGCATGGGTTATTGGCGGAATATTAACTGTTTGTGCAGGATTAACAGGGGCTGAATTATCGGCTGCTATTCCAGAAACAGGTGGTATGATGGCTTATTTAAAACGTACTTACGGAAATTTAACAGCATTTTTACTAGGTTGGGCTCAAACCGTCATTTACTTTCCAGCAAATATTGCAGCACTTGCTATTATTTTCGGAACCCAAACTGTTAACCTGTTTGGATTAAATGCTAATGAAAATAAAATGATGATTGTAGGAATTGCTGTTATAACCGCAACCTTTGTAACTCTTATGAACTTTTTAGGTGCTAAAGCTGCTGGAGGGATCCAAACCGCTTCCACTATAGGTAAATTACTTCCTTTAGCTCTTATTATTATTTTTGGTTTGCTACACAAAGGTGATGTAACTTTTCAATTGTACCCAATTGAGGCAGGACCAGATAAATCTTTTATATCTGCTCTAGGTTCTGGCTTACTTGCAACCATGTTTGCCTATGATGGATGGATACACGTAGGGAATATAGCTGGCGAAATGAAAAATCCCCAAAAAGATCTACCTAAAGCAATAATACTAGGATTATCAATTGTTACGGTCGTTTATTTATTAATTAATATTGCATTCCTAATGGTTATGTCTGCAACAGCACTTGCAGGAACTGATACACCTGCATCTGAGGTTGCAAAAATTCTTTTTGGTACAATGGGTGGAAAACTAGTTAGTATAGGTATTTTAATATCTGTATTTGGTACAATTAATGGATATATTATGACAGGTATGAGAATTCCTTATGCTATGGCATTAGAAAATAAACTACCTTTTAGTAAATGGTTTGCTACATTATCTAATAAGAGCAGAGTTCCTTATAATTCTGGAATATTTGTCTTGTTGGTTTCAATAATCATGATGCTTATAGGAGGGTTTAATACGTTAACAGATATGTTAGTATTTGTTATATGGATATTCTATACAATGACATTTTTAGCTTTATTCATTTTACGTAAAAGAGAGCCAGAACTTGCACGTCCTTACAGGGTACCCTTATACCCGATTGTACCGACGATAGCTTTATTAGGTGGCTTATTTATAGTCTTTAATACGTTATTTACACAAACATTACTAGCCTTATGTGGAATAGGACTAACGGCTTTAGGCCTTCCAATTTACTTTATAATGCGTAATAAGCATATTGATGTAAAAACAGAGGATTAA
- a CDS encoding IS110 family transposase has translation MKLFVGLDVSSQDAKVCFLNGEGDRLESFTITNDLPGAIILKEKILNTASKLTCEVIKIGLESTSIYSYHPAMFLHNDKELRTYGSQVFMINPKQIANFKKSYPEMDKTDAIDAFVIADYVRFGRHTMSIVKEEQYIALQQLTRSRYQLVHALTKEKQHFLQHLGLKCSQFTQDVGSSVFGNAMMELFLERFSLEELAQMPLQDLALFLQEKGKNRFGNPEEIAKSIQKAVRGSYRLSKVVEDSI, from the coding sequence ATGAAACTATTTGTTGGTTTAGATGTGAGCTCTCAAGATGCAAAAGTTTGTTTTTTAAATGGTGAAGGTGATCGATTAGAATCGTTCACCATTACAAATGACTTACCTGGAGCCATAATATTAAAAGAAAAAATTCTGAACACAGCTTCCAAATTAACCTGTGAAGTGATTAAGATTGGCTTAGAATCTACGTCGATTTATAGCTACCATCCAGCTATGTTTCTTCACAATGATAAGGAGCTAAGAACCTACGGTTCTCAAGTGTTTATGATTAATCCAAAACAAATTGCAAACTTTAAGAAAAGTTATCCAGAGATGGATAAAACAGATGCCATTGATGCATTTGTCATTGCAGACTATGTTCGTTTTGGACGTCATACGATGTCGATTGTGAAGGAAGAGCAATACATTGCCTTACAACAGTTAACTCGTTCTCGTTATCAACTCGTACATGCCTTAACAAAAGAAAAACAACATTTTCTTCAACACTTAGGATTAAAGTGTAGTCAATTTACACAAGACGTTGGGTCCTCTGTCTTCGGAAATGCCATGATGGAATTATTCTTAGAACGATTCAGCTTAGAAGAACTCGCTCAAATGCCCTTACAAGATCTCGCTCTTTTTCTTCAGGAAAAAGGAAAAAATCGTTTTGGTAATCCAGAAGAAATAGCAAAATCCATTCAAAAAGCTGTCAGAGGATCCTATCGTTTAAGTAAAGTGGTAGAAGATTCTATTG